Proteins from a genomic interval of Cucumis melo cultivar AY chromosome 7, USDA_Cmelo_AY_1.0, whole genome shotgun sequence:
- the LOC103493635 gene encoding transcription factor MYB36-like has protein sequence MGRAPCCDKANVKKGPWSPEEDMKLKSYIEQHGTGGNWIALPQKIGLKRCGKSCRLRWLNYLRPNIKHGDFSEEEDKIICSLYVSIGSRWSIIAAQLPGRTDNDIKNYWNTRLKKKLFGKHYEKQQQQLVRRGRKIKSGIGNSMAIVFDNQGIYNNNNNQSPFLPKLSPALNSPPPPPYANYQPLQFHSNSFSNTAGVIDDLRRTDSVLQFGMDGASCQPVTSTHVGELEKVVYSNTPSFDDGLQFSCDNNGLNLMNDLDWGEMSSLISAPLYPSMII, from the exons ATGGGGAGAGCTCCTTGCTGTGACAAAGCAAACGTGAAGAAGGGTCCGTGGTCGCCGGAGGAAGACATGAAACTCAAATCCTATATCGAGCAGCACGGTACAGGTGGGAACTGGATTGCACTGCCCCAGAAAATTG GTCTGAAGAGATGTGGGAAAAGCTGCCGACTCCGGTGGTTGAACTACCTTCGGCCTAATATTAAGCATGGGGATTTTTctgaagaagaagataaaataATTTGCAGCCTTTATGTCAGCATTGGAAGCAG GTGGTCGATTATTGCAGCTCAATTACCAGGACGAACAGACAACGATATAAAGAATTATTGGAACACAAGATTGAAGAAGAAACTATTTGGAAAACACTATGagaaacaacaacaacaattggtgagaagaggaagaaaaattaAATCCGGAATAGGAAATTCCATGGCTATTGTTTTTGATAATCAAGgtatttacaataataataacaaccaATCGCCTTTCTTGCCGAAATTATCACCGGCGCTCAATTCACCGCCACCACCGCCGTACGCTAATTATCAGCCGCTTCAATTCCATTCAAATTCGTTCAGCAACACCGCCGGCGTTATTGATGATCTGAGGAGAACCGACAGTGTACTCCAGTTTGGAATGGATGGGGCTTCGTGTCAGCCAGTAACGAGCACCCACGTCGGTGAGTTGGAGAAGGTTGTTTACAGCAATACTCCGTCGTTTGACGATGGGCTGCAGTTTTCATGTGATAACAATGGGTTGAATTTGATGAACGATTTGGATTGGGGGGAAATGAGTTCTTTGATTTCTGCTCCTTTATATCCTTCGATGATAATTTGA
- the LOC103493634 gene encoding uncharacterized protein LOC103493634, translating to MALPASISLPSLSSTSRIILFKGKTTLNSCFPLNGGRRATLTSSVKVKMARFMDSNFMPIEIENLKEKMQEVVPEPVKIFPWKEAEKILVERLVFMGKETLKWSLLLFFVLSSFSDFVASIVRNQELLIPIGLFIGVLLTDLLKEISQEVFGNSEESSFKKQLYGIGSFFILVKLIVYGFAIQAQLFPLHVANGGLMQVLWLWRNLPKERNQPNEQSPFVGQGTS from the exons ATGGCGCTGCCGGCGTCAATATCACTGCCCTCCTTATCATCCACTTCCAGG ATTATACTATTCAAGGGGAAAACAACTCTTAATAGCTGTTTCCCGTTGAATGGTGGTCGCCGAGCTACCCTTACATCTTCAGTGAAAGTAAAAATGGCACGGTTTATGGATTCTAATTTCATGCCTATAGAGATTGAAAATCTAAAAGAGAAGATGCAAGAGGTTGTACCTGAACCCGTTAAAATTTTTCCTTGGAAGGAAGCAGAGAAGATACTGGTGGAGAGACTGGTTTTTATGGGGAAGGAGACACTGAAGTGGTCTCTTCTCTTGTTCTTTGTTCTTAGCTCCTTTTCAGATTTTGTAGCATCCATAGTTAGAAACCAGGAGTTACTGATTCCCATTGGTCTCTTTATTGGTGTCTTGTTGACTGACCTTTTAAAAGAGATATCTCAAGAAGTGTTTGGCAACTCTGAG GAATCAAGCTTCAAGAAACAACTTTATGGTATCGGTTCCTTCTTCATTCTCGTGAAGCTAATTGTTTATGGCTTTGCAATTCAAGCACAGTTGTTTCCTCTGCATGTTGCAAATGGTGGCTTAATGCAAGTTTTGTGGCTGTGGAGAAATttaccaaaagaaagaaatcaacCGAATGAACAGAGCCCGTTCGTAGGCCAAGGTACATCTTAA
- the LOC103493632 gene encoding squalene monooxygenase SE1-like, translated as MVDQCALGWILASVLGASALYLLFGKKNCGVSNERRRESLKNIATTNGECKSSNSDGDIIIVGAGVAGSALAYTLAKDGRQVHVIERDLSEPDRIVGELLQPGGYLKLTELGLEDCVDDIDAQRVYGYALFKDGKDTRLSYPLEKFHSDVSGRSFHNGRFIQRMREKAASLPNVRLEQGTVTSLLEENGTIKGVQYKNKSGQEMTAYAPLTIVCDGCFSNLRRSLCNPKVDVPSCFVGLILENCDLPYANHGHVILADPSPILFYPISSTEIRCLVDVPGQKVPSISNGEMANYLKNVVAPQIPPQLYNSFIAAIDKGNIRTMPNRSMPADPYPTPGALLMGDAFNMRHPLTGGGMTVALSDIVVLRDLLKPLRDLNDAPTLCKYLEAFYTLRKPVASTINTLAGALYKVFCASPDQARKEMRQACFDYLSLGGIFSNGPVSLLSGLNPRPLSLVLHFFAVAIYGVGRLLIPFPSPKRVWIGARLISGASAIIFPIIKAEGVRQMFFPKTVAAYYRAPPVVRER; from the exons ATGGTGGATCAATGCGCGTTAGGATGGATCTTGGCCTCTGTTCTTGGAGCTTCGGCTCTATATTTATTGTTCGGAAAGAAAAACTGCGGAGTTTCGAATGAACGGAGGCGTGAAAGCCTAAAGAATATCGCCACCACGAATGGAGAATGCAAATCGAGTAATAGCGACGGCGACATTATCATTGTCGGAGCCGGTGTTGCCGGATCCGCTCTTGCATATACTCTCGCCAAG GATGGTCGTCAAGTACATGTGATTGAAAGAGACTTGTCAGAGCCGGACAGAATTGTTGGTGAATTATTACAACCGGGAGGCTATCTTAAGTTAACAGAGTTGGGACTTGAAG ATTGTGTGGATGATATTGATGCCCAAAGAGTGTATGGTTATGCTCTTTTTAAGGATGGAAAGGATACTAGACTCTCCTACCCCTTGGAAAAATTTCATTCGGACGTGTCTGGGAGGAGCTTTCACAATGGACGCTTCATTCAAAGGATGCGCGAGAAGGCCGCATCCCTGCCTAA TGTACGCTTGGAGCAGGGAACAGTCACTTCTCTGCTCGAGGAAAATGGTACAATTAAAGGAGTGCAGTACAAAAACAAGTCTGGACAGGAGATGACAGCTTATGCACCTTTAACTATTGTTTGTGATGGTTGCTTTTCAAATTTGCGACGCTCTCTTTGCAACCCTAAG GTTGATGTTCCCTCTTGTTTTGTTGGCCTCATACTCGAGAATTGCGATCTTCCTTATGCAAATCATGGACATGTGATACTCGCAGACCCCTCTCCTATTTTGTTTTATCCCATTAGCAGTACAGAGATCCGCTGTCTGGTGGATGTGCCTGGACAGAAAGTTCCTTCCATTTCAAACGGTGAAATGGCTAACTATTTGAAGAATGTTGTTGCTCCTCAG ATTCCTCCTCAACTTTATAATTCCTTCATAGCTGCTATCGATAAGGGTAATATCAGAACAATGCCAAATAGAAGTATGCCAGCAGATCCATATCCTACCCCCGGAGCCTTATTGATGGGGGATGCATTCAATATGCGTCACCCTCTAACTGGTGGCGGAATGACCGTTGCATTGTCTGACATTGTTGTTCTTAGAGATCTTCTCAAGCCTCTGCGTGATCTGAATGATGCACCCACTCTCTGCAAGTATCTTGAAGCATTCTACACTCTACGCAAG CCAGTGGCTTCGACAATAAACACGTTGGCAGGTGCCCTATATAAGGTGTTTTGTGCATCACCAGATCAGGCTAGAAAGGAAATGCGTCAGGCTTGCTTCGATTATTTAAGCTTGGGTGGAATCTTCTCGAATGGACCAGTTTCTTTACTCTCCGGGTTGAACCCTCGCCCCTTGAGTTTGGTTCTCCATTTCTTTGCAGTCGCAATATACGGTGTTGGTCGACTACTCATCCCATTTCCTTCTCCCAAACGTGTTTGGATTGGAGCCAGATTGATTTCG GGTGCATCGGCCATTATCTTTCCTATTATCAAAGCTGAAGGAGTAAGGCAGATGTTTTTCCCCAAGACCGTTGCAGCTTATTACCGGGCTCCACCCGTTGTGAGAGAGAGATAA